One Synechococcus sp. JA-2-3B'a(2-13) genomic window carries:
- a CDS encoding rhodanese-like domain-containing protein: MAPQHSPAFLALVNEAKSRIQELTVEQVRQKQLQGDPFYFVDVREESEWQAGHAAGAIHLSKGIIERDIERVIPDKEAEIVLYCGGGFRSALAADNLQKMGYRRVISMDGGMRAWREAGFPEER, encoded by the coding sequence ATGGCTCCCCAGCACTCTCCAGCTTTCTTGGCCCTGGTCAACGAGGCCAAAAGCCGCATCCAAGAACTGACAGTCGAGCAGGTCAGGCAAAAACAACTGCAAGGGGATCCCTTCTATTTTGTGGATGTGCGGGAAGAGTCGGAGTGGCAAGCCGGCCACGCTGCCGGAGCCATCCACTTGAGCAAAGGGATCATTGAGCGGGACATCGAGAGGGTGATCCCCGACAAAGAAGCGGAGATCGTCCTGTACTGCGGCGGCGGGTTTCGTTCGGCGTTGGCAGCCGATAATCTACAGAAAATGGGCTATCGTCGGGTGATCTCGATGGATGGGGGCATGCGGGCTTGGCGGGAAGCGGGTTTTCCTGAGGAGCGCTAG
- a CDS encoding aminopeptidase P family protein, translating into MLQTLPRLDVAARLQQLRQLLREQDLDGFWVPSADEHLNEYLPEHRKRRQWITGFTGSVGDALITRDRAWLWVDPRYHEQAEREVDPNLLTVIKGGLPNQPSLMEIVEELGSGFRLGVDPFTVAVATYRQLQAHAQAGGVLLIPVMENLVDKLAQGSAPVAPFDRPIDSVPTHLSGATPAEKLAQVRQEMRRKRVGLLPLTKLDQVAWLFNLRGSDIPYNPVFWAYALVSLDRAALFTDLERLSPPSRQFLAEAGVELWPYETYSQQLPQWAKSYAPVGLDPKQTTQGTQELLQDASCRELEHPVEALKAVKNPTELEQMRRANRKASRAKIRTLAWIDRQIQQGIPISEADVAAIMEAHYREEGEWVGLSFNTIAGAGANSSIIHYSTPDPQKLLQPGELFLLDSGSHYLGGTTDDTRTVWIGPQPADPLCKRRYTEVLKAHIQCARQIFPPDTYGVSLDGIARSTLWQAGLDYGHGTGHGVGAFLNVHEGPNGIHRRASTPLKVGMINSIEPGYYQPGWGGIRLENLYEVIAIPEPEGWMGFRSLTWIPFDGRLIDWELLNEAQRAWLDEYHRQVYVMHYATLPEQDAAWLRRACGLS; encoded by the coding sequence ATGCTCCAAACCCTGCCCCGCCTGGATGTTGCTGCCCGTTTGCAGCAGTTGCGCCAGCTTCTGCGAGAACAAGATCTGGATGGCTTTTGGGTTCCCTCTGCTGATGAGCATCTCAATGAGTATTTGCCGGAACATCGCAAGCGGCGTCAGTGGATCACAGGCTTTACCGGCTCGGTGGGGGATGCCTTGATCACCCGGGACAGGGCTTGGCTGTGGGTAGATCCCCGCTATCACGAACAGGCGGAGCGGGAGGTGGATCCCAATCTATTGACAGTGATCAAAGGAGGTCTGCCGAATCAGCCCAGCCTGATGGAGATTGTGGAGGAGCTGGGATCCGGCTTTCGCCTGGGGGTGGATCCCTTTACGGTGGCGGTGGCCACCTATCGCCAGTTGCAGGCCCATGCCCAAGCGGGAGGGGTGCTTTTGATCCCGGTCATGGAAAACTTGGTGGATAAGCTGGCTCAGGGATCCGCTCCTGTCGCTCCCTTTGACCGGCCCATTGACTCGGTACCCACCCACCTAAGCGGGGCCACCCCTGCAGAAAAGCTGGCCCAAGTCCGGCAGGAGATGCGCCGCAAGCGGGTGGGACTGTTGCCCCTGACCAAATTGGATCAGGTGGCCTGGCTGTTTAACCTGCGGGGATCCGACATCCCCTACAACCCAGTGTTTTGGGCCTATGCTTTGGTCAGCCTAGATAGAGCGGCTCTATTCACAGATCTGGAGCGGCTCAGTCCCCCATCTCGGCAATTTCTGGCAGAAGCCGGGGTGGAACTCTGGCCCTACGAGACCTACAGCCAACAACTGCCCCAATGGGCCAAGAGCTACGCGCCGGTGGGCTTGGATCCCAAGCAGACCACCCAGGGCACCCAGGAGCTGCTGCAGGATGCGAGCTGCCGCGAGCTGGAGCACCCAGTAGAAGCCCTCAAGGCCGTGAAAAACCCCACCGAGCTGGAGCAAATGCGCCGCGCCAACCGCAAAGCCAGCCGGGCCAAGATCCGTACCCTGGCCTGGATCGACCGGCAAATCCAACAGGGGATCCCCATCAGCGAAGCCGACGTGGCCGCCATCATGGAGGCCCACTACCGGGAGGAAGGGGAGTGGGTGGGCCTGAGCTTTAACACCATTGCCGGCGCCGGCGCCAACAGCTCCATCATCCACTACAGCACTCCGGATCCCCAAAAGCTGCTGCAGCCGGGCGAACTGTTTTTGTTGGACTCCGGATCCCACTACTTGGGGGGCACCACCGACGATACCCGCACCGTTTGGATTGGCCCGCAACCCGCGGATCCCTTGTGCAAGCGGCGCTATACCGAGGTGCTCAAGGCCCACATTCAATGCGCCCGCCAGATCTTCCCCCCCGACACCTATGGAGTCTCGTTGGATGGGATCGCCCGCTCCACCCTTTGGCAGGCCGGGCTGGACTATGGCCATGGCACCGGCCACGGTGTCGGCGCCTTTTTGAACGTCCACGAGGGGCCCAACGGGATCCACCGCCGCGCCAGCACCCCTCTCAAAGTGGGCATGATCAACAGCATCGAGCCGGGCTACTACCAGCCGGGATGGGGTGGGATCCGCCTGGAGAACCTCTACGAGGTGATTGCGATTCCCGAGCCGGAGGGCTGGATGGGCTTTCGCTCCCTAACTTGGATCCCTTTTGATGGGCGCTTAATCGATTGGGAACTGTTGAACGAGGCGCAGCGAGCCTGGCTGGACGAGTATCACCGGCAGGTTTACGTCATGCACTACGCCACCTTGCCAGAACAGGATGCCGCCTGGTTACGACGCGCCTGCGGACTGAGCTGA
- the rlmN gene encoding 23S rRNA (adenine(2503)-C(2))-methyltransferase RlmN, with translation MSALPIPLLGQSLSALKDWAVAQGQPAYRGQQLHAWIYQKGIRSLEQVTVFPRAWREAVQSYPVGRSRIVQRTEARDGTVKFLLGLADGQLIETVGIPTAKRLTVCVSSQVGCPMACDFCATGKMGYRRNLELHEILDQVLTVQEDFGRRVSHVVFMGMGEPLLNRDTVVQAIRSLNQDIGIGQRHITLSTVGVPRQIAWLAQQDLQVTLAVSLHAPNQDLRQRLIPSASHYPLDTLIQDCRDYMLRTGRRVSFEYTLLSGVNDLPIHARQLAQLLQQASRSGVQLHVNLIPYNPISEADYQRPHPTRVREFVRQLEQHQVRATVRQTRGLDGNAACGQLRGSFLRSLPGDL, from the coding sequence ATGTCGGCCCTACCCATTCCGCTGCTGGGGCAATCCTTGTCTGCTCTGAAAGACTGGGCGGTTGCCCAAGGACAGCCGGCCTATCGCGGGCAACAACTGCATGCTTGGATCTACCAAAAAGGGATCCGCTCCCTGGAACAGGTGACGGTGTTTCCTAGGGCTTGGCGAGAGGCGGTGCAAAGCTACCCAGTGGGACGCTCGCGCATTGTGCAGCGGACAGAGGCCCGCGATGGTACTGTGAAGTTTCTGCTGGGGTTGGCGGATGGGCAGTTGATCGAAACGGTAGGGATCCCAACGGCCAAGCGTCTGACGGTCTGCGTCTCTTCTCAGGTGGGCTGCCCGATGGCCTGCGATTTCTGTGCCACCGGCAAGATGGGCTACCGGCGCAACCTAGAGCTGCACGAGATTCTGGATCAGGTGTTGACGGTGCAGGAAGATTTTGGCCGTCGCGTCAGCCATGTGGTCTTTATGGGCATGGGGGAACCCCTGCTCAACCGCGATACGGTAGTACAAGCCATCCGCAGCCTGAATCAAGATATCGGCATCGGCCAACGGCATATCACCCTCTCGACGGTGGGGGTACCCCGGCAAATTGCCTGGCTGGCGCAGCAGGATCTGCAAGTTACCCTGGCCGTCAGCTTGCATGCCCCCAATCAAGACCTGCGGCAACGGTTGATCCCTTCGGCATCCCACTACCCTCTGGACACTCTGATCCAGGATTGCCGCGACTACATGCTGCGCACCGGGCGGCGAGTCAGTTTTGAATATACCCTGCTATCGGGGGTCAACGACCTGCCCATTCATGCCCGCCAACTGGCGCAATTGCTGCAGCAGGCCAGCCGGTCAGGGGTACAACTGCACGTGAACCTGATCCCTTACAACCCCATCTCTGAAGCTGACTATCAACGCCCCCACCCGACACGGGTCAGAGAGTTCGTCCGCCAGCTCGAACAGCACCAAGTGCGGGCCACTGTGCGCCAAACCCGTGGCTTGGATGGCAATGCCGCATGTGGTCAACTGCGGGGATCCTTCCTGCGTTCTTTGCCAGGGGATCTGTAA
- a CDS encoding chromophore lyase CpcT/CpeT yields the protein MSVSPQLAQLATWMAGHFNNLQQAIAEPVWFANIHVYQCPLPWSVLQGVGFYVEQLYDIYPEQPYRQRVIHLFDTPDGIRIQNYALTAPDSYRCAGRELLLSNAYAKGKLAGLTAAELELLPGCVTQVEWTGSCYRGRSLPGKGCIVERKGRTTYLYSEFEIGADYFHSLDQGRDPETDQVIWGSLSGPFRFVKKQDFSQYLPQWAEVLNHEAVGATG from the coding sequence ATGTCTGTTTCCCCACAACTGGCTCAACTGGCCACCTGGATGGCAGGGCACTTCAACAACCTACAACAGGCGATTGCAGAGCCCGTCTGGTTTGCCAACATTCATGTGTACCAATGCCCCTTGCCTTGGTCGGTGTTGCAGGGGGTGGGGTTTTACGTGGAGCAACTGTACGACATTTATCCTGAGCAGCCTTACCGACAGCGGGTGATCCACCTCTTCGATACTCCAGATGGGATCCGGATTCAAAACTATGCTCTGACAGCTCCTGACTCCTACAGGTGCGCCGGTCGGGAGTTGTTGCTAAGCAACGCTTACGCGAAGGGGAAATTGGCCGGTCTGACAGCAGCGGAGTTGGAACTCTTGCCCGGCTGTGTCACCCAGGTGGAATGGACGGGATCCTGCTATCGGGGCCGCAGCCTGCCCGGCAAAGGCTGTATTGTTGAACGCAAAGGCAGAACCACCTATTTGTACAGCGAGTTTGAGATCGGAGCCGACTACTTTCACAGCTTGGATCAAGGTCGGGATCCGGAGACCGATCAAGTGATCTGGGGATCCCTATCCGGGCCTTTTCGGTTTGTCAAAAAACAGGATTTTTCCCAGTACCTACCGCAGTGGGCTGAAGTGCTGAACCATGAGGCTGTTGGAGCAACTGGTTGA
- a CDS encoding YihY/virulence factor BrkB family protein → MRLLEQLVEQLRALGIPFASSGRTSRRELVWLTLRLAWENAMRYRLFGLASEMAYSSMLALFPFILTLLTGVGLFVGSSEQAFERLMEQLSQIAPQEALTLLDRYVRELRFGQNRGLLSLGFLGTLWAASGAMGAVMTALDLSHEIPQDRRRPFWRRKLISLVWMLATLGLTGLASLIFLFSASFLRFLYRKAGFLAQEVGGPTQLDPLRELGLNLWGILTWPISLGLVVFSCWVLYRFGPSLRRPQIPIWPGAIVASLLWVGVSWGLRIYVEHFGQFNQVYGAVGAVIVLLLWVWLTSLALLFGDQINIALYQAQKWIEERDP, encoded by the coding sequence ATGAGGCTGTTGGAGCAACTGGTTGAGCAGCTGCGGGCGCTGGGGATCCCGTTCGCGTCGTCAGGACGGACTTCCCGGCGAGAGTTGGTCTGGCTAACCCTGCGGTTGGCCTGGGAAAACGCGATGCGCTACCGGCTGTTTGGCCTGGCCTCTGAAATGGCCTATAGCTCGATGTTGGCGCTGTTCCCCTTCATCCTCACGCTCCTGACCGGGGTTGGGCTGTTTGTCGGCTCCTCTGAGCAAGCCTTCGAGCGCTTGATGGAGCAGTTGAGCCAAATTGCTCCCCAAGAGGCCCTGACGCTTTTGGATCGGTATGTGCGCGAGCTCCGCTTCGGGCAGAATCGGGGGTTGTTGTCGCTCGGCTTCTTGGGCACCCTGTGGGCTGCTTCTGGAGCCATGGGGGCGGTGATGACAGCTTTGGATCTCAGCCATGAGATCCCTCAAGATAGGCGCCGTCCCTTCTGGAGACGCAAGCTGATCTCGCTGGTTTGGATGCTCGCCACCTTGGGGTTGACCGGACTGGCCAGCTTGATCTTTTTGTTCAGTGCCAGCTTTTTGCGCTTCTTGTACAGGAAAGCGGGATTCTTAGCGCAGGAAGTTGGCGGGCCGACTCAGTTGGATCCCCTGCGAGAGCTGGGGTTGAACTTGTGGGGGATCCTCACTTGGCCAATTTCCTTGGGGTTGGTCGTCTTCTCCTGCTGGGTGCTGTATCGATTTGGCCCCAGCTTGCGCCGACCCCAAATCCCGATTTGGCCGGGGGCCATCGTGGCCAGCCTACTGTGGGTTGGGGTGTCGTGGGGGTTGCGGATTTACGTGGAGCACTTTGGGCAGTTCAACCAAGTCTACGGGGCGGTGGGGGCGGTTATTGTTCTGCTGCTCTGGGTTTGGCTCACTTCCTTGGCGCTGCTGTTTGGGGATCAAATCAACATCGCCCTCTACCAGGCGCAAAAATGGATTGAAGAACGGGATCCCTAG
- a CDS encoding L-threonylcarbamoyladenylate synthase, protein MQTEILSPTPEHIAVAAAALLRGQLVAIPTETVYGLAGNGLDEQAVANIFAAKERPRFDPLILHLPAGVTLEQLQGWLVDVSAFTPAARALLGSLIDTFWPGPLTLVLPKCPTVPDLVSSGLPTVALRVPAHPVAQALLQAVQTPLAAPSANRFGRISPTSAQAVYAELGGRIPYILDGGECAVGLESTVLKLSPEGIPTLLRPGGIPLEALEAHLGLPIRLPPEQAPKDGTTGPPEAPGRLSSHYAPSKPLRLLPTPFAQLQPGDWQQVQHLTTGHSHLGILSFATDPQALLNTLSRHWPGITFSLECLGSDPKAAARALFASLRRLDEGDATLLLAEPPPISTGLGYAMMDRLRRASSLSR, encoded by the coding sequence ATGCAGACGGAAATTCTCTCACCCACTCCTGAGCACATTGCCGTAGCGGCGGCAGCCTTGCTGCGGGGCCAGTTGGTGGCCATCCCCACGGAGACGGTTTACGGCCTGGCGGGCAATGGCTTGGATGAGCAGGCAGTGGCAAACATTTTTGCCGCCAAGGAGCGCCCCCGCTTCGATCCCCTGATCCTGCATCTGCCGGCTGGGGTGACCCTAGAGCAATTGCAGGGGTGGCTGGTGGACGTGTCGGCTTTTACTCCCGCCGCTCGCGCTCTGCTGGGATCCCTGATCGACACCTTCTGGCCGGGGCCCCTAACCTTGGTGCTGCCCAAGTGCCCCACCGTGCCGGATCTGGTAAGCAGCGGGTTGCCTACTGTTGCCCTGCGGGTGCCTGCTCACCCGGTGGCTCAAGCTTTGTTGCAGGCGGTGCAAACCCCTCTGGCTGCCCCCAGTGCCAATCGCTTTGGCCGCATCAGCCCCACCTCAGCCCAGGCCGTCTATGCAGAGTTGGGAGGGCGGATCCCTTACATCTTGGATGGGGGAGAGTGTGCTGTGGGCCTGGAGTCCACCGTGCTAAAGCTCAGCCCCGAGGGGATCCCAACGCTGCTGCGCCCAGGAGGGATCCCACTGGAAGCCCTGGAGGCCCACCTGGGGTTGCCCATCCGGTTGCCCCCAGAACAGGCCCCCAAGGATGGCACAACGGGCCCGCCAGAAGCGCCGGGACGACTGAGCAGCCACTATGCCCCCAGTAAGCCCCTCCGGCTTTTGCCCACCCCTTTTGCCCAGCTTCAGCCCGGCGATTGGCAACAGGTGCAGCACCTGACAACCGGTCATTCCCACCTGGGCATCCTCAGCTTTGCCACGGATCCGCAGGCTCTGCTGAACACCCTCTCCCGCCATTGGCCGGGGATCACTTTCAGTTTGGAGTGTTTGGGTTCGGATCCCAAGGCAGCCGCCCGCGCCCTCTTTGCCAGCCTGCGCCGACTGGATGAGGGAGATGCTACGCTCCTGCTGGCAGAGCCCCCACCCATCTCGACGGGGTTGGGCTATGCGATGATGGATCGGCTACGCCGGGCCAGCAGCCTTTCGCGTTAG
- the purE gene encoding 5-(carboxyamino)imidazole ribonucleotide mutase produces the protein MELSPLVAIVMGSDSDLPTLAPAAQVCEEFGIPYQLQILSAHRTPEAMVEFARRAHTQGIRVIIAGAGGAAHLPGMVASLTPLPVIGVPVLSPSLQGIDSLYSIVQMPKGIPVATVAIGNGYNAGLLAVQILASGDPDLLRRVIAYRESLKQAVQEKNDQLQTQGWKAYLDSIKHKSII, from the coding sequence ATGGAACTCTCCCCCCTCGTTGCCATCGTAATGGGTAGCGATTCCGATTTGCCCACCCTTGCACCTGCCGCCCAGGTGTGTGAGGAGTTTGGGATCCCTTACCAATTGCAGATCCTCAGCGCCCATCGCACTCCCGAGGCGATGGTAGAGTTTGCCCGCCGCGCCCATACCCAAGGGATCCGCGTCATCATTGCCGGGGCAGGGGGAGCAGCCCATTTGCCGGGGATGGTGGCGTCCCTCACCCCTCTGCCGGTGATCGGGGTGCCGGTGCTCAGCCCATCCCTGCAGGGGATCGACTCCTTATACTCGATTGTGCAAATGCCCAAAGGGATCCCGGTGGCCACGGTGGCCATTGGCAACGGCTACAACGCGGGTCTGTTGGCGGTGCAGATCCTAGCCAGTGGGGATCCCGATCTGCTCCGGCGGGTGATCGCCTATCGGGAAAGCCTAAAACAGGCGGTGCAGGAGAAAAACGACCAGTTGCAAACCCAAGGGTGGAAAGCCTACCTCGACTCTATAAAGCATAAGAGCATAATTTAA
- a CDS encoding DUF3318 domain-containing protein, giving the protein MYTISDFDRLIQFLPVEIRPEVQIEIGTPDQSRVVQPLWRFPWQKYSRFAIDLSRWQKLSPDQQKIYFLREAVMATELALGDNWSALLLYPALIGAGSMGILVELQMGDNLGVGLAAGLAASAVFLLRKAEKGQKAQVAADEFAVRYASQNGYTSEQAAAILLSALQQVAMLEDRVKNDYDTTMRRRNLEFLAQRGLGAGTLTINPKYRNKGQSSSPNPFQNPFQR; this is encoded by the coding sequence ATGTATACCATTTCCGACTTTGACCGCCTGATCCAGTTTCTCCCGGTGGAGATCCGCCCTGAAGTGCAGATCGAGATCGGCACCCCCGACCAGTCTCGGGTTGTGCAGCCGTTGTGGCGCTTTCCCTGGCAGAAATACTCTCGCTTCGCCATTGACCTCAGCCGTTGGCAGAAGCTGAGCCCTGACCAGCAGAAGATCTACTTCTTGCGAGAAGCGGTGATGGCCACAGAGCTGGCTTTGGGGGATAACTGGTCGGCGTTGTTGCTGTATCCCGCCTTGATCGGGGCCGGCAGCATGGGCATTTTGGTAGAGCTGCAGATGGGAGATAACCTCGGCGTTGGCTTAGCAGCAGGCTTGGCCGCGTCAGCGGTGTTTCTGTTGCGCAAAGCGGAGAAGGGCCAGAAGGCCCAGGTGGCAGCCGACGAGTTTGCCGTGCGCTATGCCTCCCAGAATGGCTACACCTCCGAGCAAGCTGCTGCTATCTTGCTGAGCGCGCTGCAGCAGGTGGCCATGCTGGAAGATCGCGTTAAAAATGACTACGACACCACCATGCGCCGCCGCAACCTGGAGTTTTTGGCGCAGCGAGGCCTGGGAGCTGGCACCCTGACCATCAACCCCAAGTACCGCAACAAGGGGCAAAGCTCCAGCCCGAATCCTTTCCAAAACCCTTTCCAGCGCTGA
- a CDS encoding ATP-binding protein, whose translation MVERGIQGMAARLQDSSPSFSPSFQKFQLWVNQWQFGSGWWPATLALYQRLGGDDEKLDAIVRFWAGEPTLKSSEVRRSLRDHGLAGAYPIGKLPPAESLHWQRLAFCAQLCRAIGFGGLVVLVDEIELIAQYSLLQRVKSYRVLGHLFGTTTLPEEIKKAPLVFVGAVTRDFERVILQEKGDWEKAPKIALQKHMSEEVVKAGMEAISQATPLCSCLEAREDIQSMWHRVADLYQKAYPDWVRPSLPQLPELYSTTTVRSIIRRWITEWDVRRYYSPDTEIVIVEDEAIKSTPTEELPELEEDEE comes from the coding sequence ATGGTTGAGCGTGGGATCCAAGGCATGGCAGCCCGGCTACAGGACTCCTCGCCTTCTTTCTCGCCTTCTTTCCAGAAGTTCCAGCTTTGGGTTAACCAGTGGCAGTTTGGGTCAGGCTGGTGGCCGGCCACCTTGGCTCTGTACCAAAGGTTAGGAGGCGATGACGAGAAGCTAGACGCCATTGTCCGCTTTTGGGCTGGTGAGCCCACTCTGAAGTCCTCAGAGGTAAGGCGAAGCCTACGGGATCACGGCTTGGCAGGTGCTTATCCCATTGGCAAGCTACCCCCTGCAGAAAGCCTACACTGGCAGCGCCTGGCCTTCTGTGCCCAGCTATGTCGGGCCATAGGGTTTGGGGGCTTGGTGGTTTTGGTGGATGAGATTGAGCTTATTGCCCAGTACAGTCTTCTTCAGCGGGTCAAGTCGTACCGCGTTCTTGGGCACTTGTTTGGTACAACAACCCTGCCTGAAGAAATAAAGAAAGCTCCGCTGGTTTTCGTAGGAGCAGTAACCCGCGATTTCGAGAGGGTCATTCTACAAGAAAAAGGAGATTGGGAGAAAGCACCTAAGATAGCTCTCCAGAAGCATATGTCTGAGGAAGTTGTAAAGGCCGGCATGGAGGCTATTAGCCAAGCTACCCCTCTCTGTTCCTGCTTAGAAGCCCGCGAGGACATTCAATCCATGTGGCATAGGGTAGCGGATCTCTACCAGAAAGCTTATCCCGATTGGGTACGCCCATCGCTGCCACAGCTTCCTGAGCTCTACAGCACAACCACTGTGCGGTCAATTATTCGCCGCTGGATTACGGAGTGGGATGTGCGTCGGTATTACAGCCCCGATACAGAAATTGTGATTGTAGAAGATGAGGCGATCAAGTCTACCCCAACTGAGGAGCTTCCAGAGTTGGAAGAGGACGAAGAATAA
- a CDS encoding asparaginase, with product MSFENRSTAPELLIHVLREGLTESIHHCQAVVADSRGRSLAMAGNSTTPVFARSALKPFQALAMLSTGIRERYRLSEKDIAIMCGSHQGTTAHARQVFSILWRADLSPDLLVCPTPPGKPSPLCHNCSGKHAGMLVASRAQNWTLSDYAQRQHPVQALVRAKLADLLQMPSEEFLFARDDCGVPTYQLQLNHLASLFAQLTAGERPDLESVARAMTHHPEMVAGQGCFDTELMRATQGDLVSKSGAEGIQCIGRVGEGMGLAIKVQDGAARAKYALALHLLQRMGWIQPAAAEMLGERFLSIGPYTRLEVEGELRMP from the coding sequence CCTGAACTCTTAATCCATGTCTTGCGGGAGGGGTTGACCGAATCTATCCATCATTGCCAAGCTGTCGTGGCCGATAGCCGCGGGCGTTCTCTGGCCATGGCCGGCAACAGCACCACCCCTGTTTTTGCCCGTTCTGCCCTCAAACCTTTCCAAGCACTGGCCATGCTCTCCACCGGCATCCGCGAGCGCTACCGCCTCAGCGAGAAAGATATTGCCATCATGTGCGGATCCCATCAGGGCACCACGGCTCATGCGCGGCAGGTGTTCAGCATACTGTGGCGGGCCGATCTGTCTCCCGATTTGCTGGTCTGCCCCACCCCACCCGGCAAGCCCAGCCCCCTGTGCCACAACTGCTCCGGCAAACATGCTGGCATGCTCGTGGCCAGCCGCGCCCAAAACTGGACCTTGTCGGACTATGCCCAGCGGCAGCATCCGGTGCAAGCGCTGGTGCGGGCCAAGTTGGCGGATTTGCTGCAAATGCCCTCGGAGGAGTTTTTGTTTGCGCGGGATGACTGTGGGGTGCCCACCTACCAATTGCAACTGAACCACCTGGCTTCTCTATTCGCCCAACTGACCGCCGGCGAGCGGCCCGACTTGGAATCGGTAGCACGGGCCATGACCCATCACCCGGAGATGGTGGCTGGACAGGGGTGTTTCGACACGGAATTGATGCGGGCCACTCAAGGGGATCTGGTGAGCAAATCGGGTGCTGAAGGGATCCAGTGCATTGGCCGGGTGGGGGAAGGCATGGGCCTGGCCATCAAGGTCCAGGATGGAGCCGCCCGGGCCAAGTATGCCCTGGCTTTGCACCTGCTGCAGCGTATGGGCTGGATTCAGCCTGCTGCTGCTGAAATGCTAGGGGAGCGCTTCCTCTCCATTGGCCCTTACACCCGCCTTGAGGTGGAAGGGGAACTGCGTATGCCTTGA